The genomic segment TATTCACCGTGGTGTGGACATTGGCGCCATGAATAGCTTCCCATGCCGCAGGGCCGATAATTGACACCGGACTGACTTCAACGCCCGCGGACTGGAGCTTGTCCTTACCGGACATATTGCTGCCGGGGTCGACTGCGCTGATGATATTGGTGTCGATAAAACCGGGCATCAGGCTGCGGGATTTGATTCCAAGGTGCCGCCATTCAATGTCATGCGCTTCGGCAAGACCACGCACCGCGAATTTGGTGGCACTGTAGACGCTCAACCCGGCCGAGCCGTAAATGCCGGCTGCAGAACTGGTGTAGAGGACGCATGCGTCCGGTGTGTTCTTCAGAAGATCGAAGCAGGCGCGTGTGCCGCTGATCACACCGGTCAAATTGACCGCAATCATCTTGTCAATTTCTTCATCGGTCATGTCCTGGATAGGTCCACCTGTACCGATTCCAGCGTTGTTGAACAGCACCGTCATATGCCCGCCAGTATGCTTCGCGAACTCAGCAACTGCTTTGGTCCACTGCGCCCGGTCGGTCACGTCCAACTTGTGCGTCGAACTCATGCCGGGGGGTAGCATCTTCGCAGTTTCGGCAAGCCCTGCCATGTCAACGTCGGCGAGGCCGATAAACCAGCCGACATTGGCAAAATAGCGGGCAACTTCACGGCCCAGGCCGGATGCAGCTCCGGTGACAAACATGCTTTTCTGTTGTTCAGCCATATCGGCGACTCTCTCTCCCGTTTACACTCTTGTCAGCGACATCAATTTGACGTTCGCGTCAACTGTTTCTTGCCGTCGTCATAAAGGCTGGATAAATCCGGCGCTCCTAAGGAGTAGATATGTTTCGCATTTTCCCCCTGCTTTTCCTCCTCTTTGTCAGTCTGGTCCCCGTTGCGGCCAAGGCGGAGGTTGTTGCAACTTTCTACAGCCATGACTTTGGGGATCACTTCCCGCACGCTTTTGTGAAGCTGAAGGGCAAAGTTGATTCGACTGGAGAGCAGGTCGACACCAATTATGGCTTCACGGCTGTCAGCGTTTCGCCTGCGATCCTGATGGGGTCGGTAAAGGGCATGATCGAAACAAAGGGGGACAAATATATCGCCAGCAGCAACCCGCATTTTTCACTGCGATTGTCGGATGCGGAATATGCAAAGTTGATGGCGCTGGTGGAGAAATGGCGGAGTATGCCGGGTAAAAGCTATAGCTTGAACAGCCGTAATTGCGTCCATTTCGCGATGGAGGCGGCGGCATTGCTTGGCTTGAACGTGAACCGGAAGAGCAAGTACTTCAAAAAGCCGAAAAGCTTTATCCTGGAAATGATGAAGCTCAATCCTGGACTGAAGCTTTAGATCGCCTGAAAGCCCTTGGCATAAATGTGCCATGTGAAGATGGCCGCGGCTCCCCGATGCGGGCGCCATTTTTCTGCGATCTCGCGAATTTCCTTTTCGGATGGGCGGGAATCCAGCTTCAATAAGCGTCCGACGCCTTCCTGCACGGCAAGATCGCCCGCAGGCCATATGTCGGTCCGGCCTTCCGCGAACAAAAGATATATCTCCGCTGACCAGCGTCCGATGCCTTTGACCTTTGTGAGGTAAGCGATGGCTTCCTCATCATCTGCGGGCAGGGCGTCGAGAGGGAGTTCACCTGTTACGACCAGTTCGGCCAGCGAACGGGCATATCCCTGTTTCTGACGGCTTAGGCCGCAGGAGCGCAACGCGTCAAAATCTTGCTCGATGAGCTTGTGCGCAGCGCAGCCTTCGCCGAGCAATGCCTCCAGCTTGTTCCATACCGAGGCGGCTGCCGCGACGCTTACCTGCTGGCCTACAATGGTACGCAACAAGGTTGCATATCCCGGCTCGCGAATCCGTGCTTCCGGATAGCCCGTG from the Sphingorhabdus lacus genome contains:
- a CDS encoding SDR family oxidoreductase; translation: MAEQQKSMFVTGAASGLGREVARYFANVGWFIGLADVDMAGLAETAKMLPPGMSSTHKLDVTDRAQWTKAVAEFAKHTGGHMTVLFNNAGIGTGGPIQDMTDEEIDKMIAVNLTGVISGTRACFDLLKNTPDACVLYTSSAAGIYGSAGLSVYSATKFAVRGLAEAHDIEWRHLGIKSRSLMPGFIDTNIISAVDPGSNMSGKDKLQSAGVEVSPVSIIGPAAWEAIHGANVHTTVNKMAKQLAFSARWFPNRLRKSLGLMEGLGDVVGTKP
- a CDS encoding DNA-3-methyladenine glycosylase family protein: MGISAEGLKNALDSLAQIEPRFADALTATGYPEARIREPGYATLLRTIVGQQVSVAAAASVWNKLEALLGEGCAAHKLIEQDFDALRSCGLSRQKQGYARSLAELVVTGELPLDALPADDEEAIAYLTKVKGIGRWSAEIYLLFAEGRTDIWPAGDLAVQEGVGRLLKLDSRPSEKEIREIAEKWRPHRGAAAIFTWHIYAKGFQAI